A genome region from Chelonia mydas isolate rCheMyd1 chromosome 12, rCheMyd1.pri.v2, whole genome shotgun sequence includes the following:
- the LOC102930647 gene encoding diacylglycerol O-acyltransferase 1 isoform X1, translated as MTRAGPAGNRQRRGVEARGRGPTGGGACEGFGIKMSGKRKKKINISINPEMRQPEMNDTEVRQDNPERLSCHMLCESLLSYGSGFNNFQGIFNWSVVLLVLTHVHMSLENFIRYGLLFDPVKIISVFLKDPYKWPAVYLITAAVLFALPAVFIERYLRKVRGSESIGLVLQSVNLFFLVTFPAVMVYRMQAITPAGGLLTMFVYIIIALKLFSYYQVNRWYREGTPRPVRGTSRVQATDPSAHQSRRNERGQSKQIMYPMNLKVKDLYYFLLAPTLCYQLNFPRQKNCRQGYIIRRFIEMVFLFHLMLGLIQQWIVPNIHKSMKPINEIESTLLTEYILKLAVPNHFIWLIFFYWYFHSCLNCLAELLRFGDRQFYLDWWNADSVLQFWSRWNIPAHKWLDRHVYRPLLHHGYDKWQARMTVFLLSACFYEYLIAIPLKMFRFWMFFAMAAQVPLACLMKRLFGGNFGNIFMWISLVLGPPLMMLLYFHDYYIQHHRKDSSWRLFFF; from the exons GGTTTGGAATCAAAATGTCcggaaagagaaaaaagaaaattaatatttccATCAATCCCGAGATGCGTCAGCCTGAAATGAATGATACTGAAGTGAGACAAGACAACCCAGAGAGACTGAG CTGTCATATGTTGTGCGAATCCCTATTATCGTACGGAAGTGGATTCAACAATTTTCAAGGCATTTTTAACTGGTCTGTAGTCCTATTG GTCCTCACACATGTTCACATGAGCCTGGAGAATTTCATCAG GTATGGACTGCTATTCGACCCTGTAAAGATAATCTCAGTTTTCCTGAAAGACCCCTATAAGTGGCCAGCAGTATATCTCATTACTG cCGCTGTTTTGTTTGCACTTCCTGCAGTTTTTATAGAAAGGTATTTAAGAAAG GTTCGTGGCTCTGAAAGCATTGGTTTGGTGTTGCAGTCAGTAAACCTGTTTTTCCTGGTAACATTCCCAGCTGTGATGGTTTATAGAATGCAAGCCATAACTCCAG CTGGAGGGTTGCTGACCATGTTTGTGTATATCATCATTGCCCTGAAACTGTTCTCCTACTATCAGGTGAATCGCTGGTATAGGGAGGGAACCCCCAGACCAGTCAGAGGAACTTCCAGAGTGCAAG CAACAGATCCTTCAGCCCATCAGTCCAGAAGGAACGAAAGAGGACAGTCAAAGCAGATCATGTACCCAATGAACCTGAAAGTAAAAG ATCTGTATTACTTCCTGCTAGCCCCCACGCTTTGCTACCAGCTGAATTTTCCAAGACAAAAGAATTGCCGGCAAGGCTATATCATTAGGAGATTCATTGAAATG GTTTTTCTCTTTCATCTCATGCTGGGGCTAATACAGCAG TGGATTGTACCAAATATTCATAAATCAATGAAGCCCATAAAT GAAATAGAGTCCACCCTGCTCACAGAATACATCTTAAAACTAGCG GTGCCAAATCATTTCATCTGGCTGATCTTTTTTTATTGGTACTTTCACTCCTGCCTCAACTGCCTTGCAGAACTGCTTCGATTTGGAGACCGGCAATTTTATCTAGACTGGTG GAATGCAGACTCCGTCTTACAGTTCTGGTCCAGATGGAATATCCCCGCCCACAAGTGGCTAGACAG ACATGTATACAGGCCCTTGCTGCATCACGGCTATGACAAGTGGCAGGCCCGAATGACAGTATTCCTACTCTCTGCATGTTTCTATGAG TATCTAATTGCCATCCCACTGAAGATGTTCCGGTTTTGGATGTTTTTTGCTATGGCAGCCCAG GTCCCACTGGCTTGTCTAATGAAAAGGCTTTTCGGTGGTAATTTTGGCAACATCTTCATGTGGATCAGTCTGGTCTTGGGTCCTCCCCTCATGATGCTCTTGTATTTTCATGACTATTACATCCAGCACCATCGGAAGGATTCAAGCTGGAGACTGTTTTTTTTCTAA
- the LOC102930647 gene encoding diacylglycerol O-acyltransferase 1 isoform X10: MTRAGPAGFGIKMSGKRKKKINISINPEMRQPEMNDTEVRQDNPERLSCHMLCESLLSYGSGFNNFQGIFNWSVVLLVLTHVHMSLENFIRYGLLFDPVKIISVFLKDPYKWPAVYLITAAVLFALPAVFIERYLRKVRGSESIGLVLQSVNLFFLVTFPAVMVYRMQAITPDPSAHQSRRNERGQSKQIMYPMNLKVKDLYYFLLAPTLCYQLNFPRQKNCRQGYIIRRFIEMVFLFHLMLGLIQQWIVPNIHKSMKPINEIESTLLTEYILKLAVPNHFIWLIFFYWYFHSCLNCLAELLRFGDRQFYLDWWNADSVLQFWSRWNIPAHKWLDRHVYRPLLHHGYDKWQARMTVFLLSACFYEYLIAIPLKMFRFWMFFAMAAQVPLACLMKRLFGGNFGNIFMWISLVLGPPLMMLLYFHDYYIQHHRKDSSWRLFFF; this comes from the exons GGTTTGGAATCAAAATGTCcggaaagagaaaaaagaaaattaatatttccATCAATCCCGAGATGCGTCAGCCTGAAATGAATGATACTGAAGTGAGACAAGACAACCCAGAGAGACTGAG CTGTCATATGTTGTGCGAATCCCTATTATCGTACGGAAGTGGATTCAACAATTTTCAAGGCATTTTTAACTGGTCTGTAGTCCTATTG GTCCTCACACATGTTCACATGAGCCTGGAGAATTTCATCAG GTATGGACTGCTATTCGACCCTGTAAAGATAATCTCAGTTTTCCTGAAAGACCCCTATAAGTGGCCAGCAGTATATCTCATTACTG cCGCTGTTTTGTTTGCACTTCCTGCAGTTTTTATAGAAAGGTATTTAAGAAAG GTTCGTGGCTCTGAAAGCATTGGTTTGGTGTTGCAGTCAGTAAACCTGTTTTTCCTGGTAACATTCCCAGCTGTGATGGTTTATAGAATGCAAGCCATAACTCCAG ATCCTTCAGCCCATCAGTCCAGAAGGAACGAAAGAGGACAGTCAAAGCAGATCATGTACCCAATGAACCTGAAAGTAAAAG ATCTGTATTACTTCCTGCTAGCCCCCACGCTTTGCTACCAGCTGAATTTTCCAAGACAAAAGAATTGCCGGCAAGGCTATATCATTAGGAGATTCATTGAAATG GTTTTTCTCTTTCATCTCATGCTGGGGCTAATACAGCAG TGGATTGTACCAAATATTCATAAATCAATGAAGCCCATAAAT GAAATAGAGTCCACCCTGCTCACAGAATACATCTTAAAACTAGCG GTGCCAAATCATTTCATCTGGCTGATCTTTTTTTATTGGTACTTTCACTCCTGCCTCAACTGCCTTGCAGAACTGCTTCGATTTGGAGACCGGCAATTTTATCTAGACTGGTG GAATGCAGACTCCGTCTTACAGTTCTGGTCCAGATGGAATATCCCCGCCCACAAGTGGCTAGACAG ACATGTATACAGGCCCTTGCTGCATCACGGCTATGACAAGTGGCAGGCCCGAATGACAGTATTCCTACTCTCTGCATGTTTCTATGAG TATCTAATTGCCATCCCACTGAAGATGTTCCGGTTTTGGATGTTTTTTGCTATGGCAGCCCAG GTCCCACTGGCTTGTCTAATGAAAAGGCTTTTCGGTGGTAATTTTGGCAACATCTTCATGTGGATCAGTCTGGTCTTGGGTCCTCCCCTCATGATGCTCTTGTATTTTCATGACTATTACATCCAGCACCATCGGAAGGATTCAAGCTGGAGACTGTTTTTTTTCTAA
- the LOC102930647 gene encoding diacylglycerol O-acyltransferase 1 isoform X4, producing MLHRRVHPGFGIKMSGKRKKKINISINPEMRQPEMNDTEVRQDNPERLSCHMLCESLLSYGSGFNNFQGIFNWSVVLLVLTHVHMSLENFIRYGLLFDPVKIISVFLKDPYKWPAVYLITAAVLFALPAVFIERYLRKVRGSESIGLVLQSVNLFFLVTFPAVMVYRMQAITPAGGLLTMFVYIIIALKLFSYYQVNRWYREGTPRPVRGTSRVQATDPSAHQSRRNERGQSKQIMYPMNLKVKDLYYFLLAPTLCYQLNFPRQKNCRQGYIIRRFIEMVFLFHLMLGLIQQWIVPNIHKSMKPINEIESTLLTEYILKLAVPNHFIWLIFFYWYFHSCLNCLAELLRFGDRQFYLDWWNADSVLQFWSRWNIPAHKWLDRHVYRPLLHHGYDKWQARMTVFLLSACFYEYLIAIPLKMFRFWMFFAMAAQVPLACLMKRLFGGNFGNIFMWISLVLGPPLMMLLYFHDYYIQHHRKDSSWRLFFF from the exons GGTTTGGAATCAAAATGTCcggaaagagaaaaaagaaaattaatatttccATCAATCCCGAGATGCGTCAGCCTGAAATGAATGATACTGAAGTGAGACAAGACAACCCAGAGAGACTGAG CTGTCATATGTTGTGCGAATCCCTATTATCGTACGGAAGTGGATTCAACAATTTTCAAGGCATTTTTAACTGGTCTGTAGTCCTATTG GTCCTCACACATGTTCACATGAGCCTGGAGAATTTCATCAG GTATGGACTGCTATTCGACCCTGTAAAGATAATCTCAGTTTTCCTGAAAGACCCCTATAAGTGGCCAGCAGTATATCTCATTACTG cCGCTGTTTTGTTTGCACTTCCTGCAGTTTTTATAGAAAGGTATTTAAGAAAG GTTCGTGGCTCTGAAAGCATTGGTTTGGTGTTGCAGTCAGTAAACCTGTTTTTCCTGGTAACATTCCCAGCTGTGATGGTTTATAGAATGCAAGCCATAACTCCAG CTGGAGGGTTGCTGACCATGTTTGTGTATATCATCATTGCCCTGAAACTGTTCTCCTACTATCAGGTGAATCGCTGGTATAGGGAGGGAACCCCCAGACCAGTCAGAGGAACTTCCAGAGTGCAAG CAACAGATCCTTCAGCCCATCAGTCCAGAAGGAACGAAAGAGGACAGTCAAAGCAGATCATGTACCCAATGAACCTGAAAGTAAAAG ATCTGTATTACTTCCTGCTAGCCCCCACGCTTTGCTACCAGCTGAATTTTCCAAGACAAAAGAATTGCCGGCAAGGCTATATCATTAGGAGATTCATTGAAATG GTTTTTCTCTTTCATCTCATGCTGGGGCTAATACAGCAG TGGATTGTACCAAATATTCATAAATCAATGAAGCCCATAAAT GAAATAGAGTCCACCCTGCTCACAGAATACATCTTAAAACTAGCG GTGCCAAATCATTTCATCTGGCTGATCTTTTTTTATTGGTACTTTCACTCCTGCCTCAACTGCCTTGCAGAACTGCTTCGATTTGGAGACCGGCAATTTTATCTAGACTGGTG GAATGCAGACTCCGTCTTACAGTTCTGGTCCAGATGGAATATCCCCGCCCACAAGTGGCTAGACAG ACATGTATACAGGCCCTTGCTGCATCACGGCTATGACAAGTGGCAGGCCCGAATGACAGTATTCCTACTCTCTGCATGTTTCTATGAG TATCTAATTGCCATCCCACTGAAGATGTTCCGGTTTTGGATGTTTTTTGCTATGGCAGCCCAG GTCCCACTGGCTTGTCTAATGAAAAGGCTTTTCGGTGGTAATTTTGGCAACATCTTCATGTGGATCAGTCTGGTCTTGGGTCCTCCCCTCATGATGCTCTTGTATTTTCATGACTATTACATCCAGCACCATCGGAAGGATTCAAGCTGGAGACTGTTTTTTTTCTAA
- the LOC102930647 gene encoding diacylglycerol O-acyltransferase 1 isoform X3 has product MLHRRVHPGVQRWFGIKMSGKRKKKINISINPEMRQPEMNDTEVRQDNPERLSCHMLCESLLSYGSGFNNFQGIFNWSVVLLVLTHVHMSLENFIRYGLLFDPVKIISVFLKDPYKWPAVYLITAAVLFALPAVFIERYLRKVRGSESIGLVLQSVNLFFLVTFPAVMVYRMQAITPAGGLLTMFVYIIIALKLFSYYQVNRWYREGTPRPVRGTSRVQATDPSAHQSRRNERGQSKQIMYPMNLKVKDLYYFLLAPTLCYQLNFPRQKNCRQGYIIRRFIEMVFLFHLMLGLIQQWIVPNIHKSMKPINEIESTLLTEYILKLAVPNHFIWLIFFYWYFHSCLNCLAELLRFGDRQFYLDWWNADSVLQFWSRWNIPAHKWLDRHVYRPLLHHGYDKWQARMTVFLLSACFYEYLIAIPLKMFRFWMFFAMAAQVPLACLMKRLFGGNFGNIFMWISLVLGPPLMMLLYFHDYYIQHHRKDSSWRLFFF; this is encoded by the exons GGTTTGGAATCAAAATGTCcggaaagagaaaaaagaaaattaatatttccATCAATCCCGAGATGCGTCAGCCTGAAATGAATGATACTGAAGTGAGACAAGACAACCCAGAGAGACTGAG CTGTCATATGTTGTGCGAATCCCTATTATCGTACGGAAGTGGATTCAACAATTTTCAAGGCATTTTTAACTGGTCTGTAGTCCTATTG GTCCTCACACATGTTCACATGAGCCTGGAGAATTTCATCAG GTATGGACTGCTATTCGACCCTGTAAAGATAATCTCAGTTTTCCTGAAAGACCCCTATAAGTGGCCAGCAGTATATCTCATTACTG cCGCTGTTTTGTTTGCACTTCCTGCAGTTTTTATAGAAAGGTATTTAAGAAAG GTTCGTGGCTCTGAAAGCATTGGTTTGGTGTTGCAGTCAGTAAACCTGTTTTTCCTGGTAACATTCCCAGCTGTGATGGTTTATAGAATGCAAGCCATAACTCCAG CTGGAGGGTTGCTGACCATGTTTGTGTATATCATCATTGCCCTGAAACTGTTCTCCTACTATCAGGTGAATCGCTGGTATAGGGAGGGAACCCCCAGACCAGTCAGAGGAACTTCCAGAGTGCAAG CAACAGATCCTTCAGCCCATCAGTCCAGAAGGAACGAAAGAGGACAGTCAAAGCAGATCATGTACCCAATGAACCTGAAAGTAAAAG ATCTGTATTACTTCCTGCTAGCCCCCACGCTTTGCTACCAGCTGAATTTTCCAAGACAAAAGAATTGCCGGCAAGGCTATATCATTAGGAGATTCATTGAAATG GTTTTTCTCTTTCATCTCATGCTGGGGCTAATACAGCAG TGGATTGTACCAAATATTCATAAATCAATGAAGCCCATAAAT GAAATAGAGTCCACCCTGCTCACAGAATACATCTTAAAACTAGCG GTGCCAAATCATTTCATCTGGCTGATCTTTTTTTATTGGTACTTTCACTCCTGCCTCAACTGCCTTGCAGAACTGCTTCGATTTGGAGACCGGCAATTTTATCTAGACTGGTG GAATGCAGACTCCGTCTTACAGTTCTGGTCCAGATGGAATATCCCCGCCCACAAGTGGCTAGACAG ACATGTATACAGGCCCTTGCTGCATCACGGCTATGACAAGTGGCAGGCCCGAATGACAGTATTCCTACTCTCTGCATGTTTCTATGAG TATCTAATTGCCATCCCACTGAAGATGTTCCGGTTTTGGATGTTTTTTGCTATGGCAGCCCAG GTCCCACTGGCTTGTCTAATGAAAAGGCTTTTCGGTGGTAATTTTGGCAACATCTTCATGTGGATCAGTCTGGTCTTGGGTCCTCCCCTCATGATGCTCTTGTATTTTCATGACTATTACATCCAGCACCATCGGAAGGATTCAAGCTGGAGACTGTTTTTTTTCTAA
- the LOC102930647 gene encoding diacylglycerol O-acyltransferase 1 isoform X11 — translation MTRAGPAGNRQRRGVEARGRGPTGGGACEGFGIKMSGKRKKKINISINPEMRQPEMNDTEVRQDNPERLSCHMLCESLLSYGSGFNNFQGIFNWSVVLLVLTHVHMSLENFIRYGLLFDPVKIISVFLKDPYKWPAVYLITAAVLFALPAVFIERYLRKVRGSESIGLVLQSVNLFFLVTFPAVMVYRMQAITPDLYYFLLAPTLCYQLNFPRQKNCRQGYIIRRFIEMVFLFHLMLGLIQQWIVPNIHKSMKPINEIESTLLTEYILKLAVPNHFIWLIFFYWYFHSCLNCLAELLRFGDRQFYLDWWNADSVLQFWSRWNIPAHKWLDRHVYRPLLHHGYDKWQARMTVFLLSACFYEYLIAIPLKMFRFWMFFAMAAQVPLACLMKRLFGGNFGNIFMWISLVLGPPLMMLLYFHDYYIQHHRKDSSWRLFFF, via the exons GGTTTGGAATCAAAATGTCcggaaagagaaaaaagaaaattaatatttccATCAATCCCGAGATGCGTCAGCCTGAAATGAATGATACTGAAGTGAGACAAGACAACCCAGAGAGACTGAG CTGTCATATGTTGTGCGAATCCCTATTATCGTACGGAAGTGGATTCAACAATTTTCAAGGCATTTTTAACTGGTCTGTAGTCCTATTG GTCCTCACACATGTTCACATGAGCCTGGAGAATTTCATCAG GTATGGACTGCTATTCGACCCTGTAAAGATAATCTCAGTTTTCCTGAAAGACCCCTATAAGTGGCCAGCAGTATATCTCATTACTG cCGCTGTTTTGTTTGCACTTCCTGCAGTTTTTATAGAAAGGTATTTAAGAAAG GTTCGTGGCTCTGAAAGCATTGGTTTGGTGTTGCAGTCAGTAAACCTGTTTTTCCTGGTAACATTCCCAGCTGTGATGGTTTATAGAATGCAAGCCATAACTCCAG ATCTGTATTACTTCCTGCTAGCCCCCACGCTTTGCTACCAGCTGAATTTTCCAAGACAAAAGAATTGCCGGCAAGGCTATATCATTAGGAGATTCATTGAAATG GTTTTTCTCTTTCATCTCATGCTGGGGCTAATACAGCAG TGGATTGTACCAAATATTCATAAATCAATGAAGCCCATAAAT GAAATAGAGTCCACCCTGCTCACAGAATACATCTTAAAACTAGCG GTGCCAAATCATTTCATCTGGCTGATCTTTTTTTATTGGTACTTTCACTCCTGCCTCAACTGCCTTGCAGAACTGCTTCGATTTGGAGACCGGCAATTTTATCTAGACTGGTG GAATGCAGACTCCGTCTTACAGTTCTGGTCCAGATGGAATATCCCCGCCCACAAGTGGCTAGACAG ACATGTATACAGGCCCTTGCTGCATCACGGCTATGACAAGTGGCAGGCCCGAATGACAGTATTCCTACTCTCTGCATGTTTCTATGAG TATCTAATTGCCATCCCACTGAAGATGTTCCGGTTTTGGATGTTTTTTGCTATGGCAGCCCAG GTCCCACTGGCTTGTCTAATGAAAAGGCTTTTCGGTGGTAATTTTGGCAACATCTTCATGTGGATCAGTCTGGTCTTGGGTCCTCCCCTCATGATGCTCTTGTATTTTCATGACTATTACATCCAGCACCATCGGAAGGATTCAAGCTGGAGACTGTTTTTTTTCTAA
- the LOC102930647 gene encoding diacylglycerol O-acyltransferase 1 isoform X5: MTRAGPAGFGIKMSGKRKKKINISINPEMRQPEMNDTEVRQDNPERLSCHMLCESLLSYGSGFNNFQGIFNWSVVLLVLTHVHMSLENFIRYGLLFDPVKIISVFLKDPYKWPAVYLITAAVLFALPAVFIERYLRKVRGSESIGLVLQSVNLFFLVTFPAVMVYRMQAITPAGGLLTMFVYIIIALKLFSYYQVNRWYREGTPRPVRGTSRVQATDPSAHQSRRNERGQSKQIMYPMNLKVKDLYYFLLAPTLCYQLNFPRQKNCRQGYIIRRFIEMVFLFHLMLGLIQQWIVPNIHKSMKPINEIESTLLTEYILKLAVPNHFIWLIFFYWYFHSCLNCLAELLRFGDRQFYLDWWNADSVLQFWSRWNIPAHKWLDRHVYRPLLHHGYDKWQARMTVFLLSACFYEYLIAIPLKMFRFWMFFAMAAQVPLACLMKRLFGGNFGNIFMWISLVLGPPLMMLLYFHDYYIQHHRKDSSWRLFFF; the protein is encoded by the exons GGTTTGGAATCAAAATGTCcggaaagagaaaaaagaaaattaatatttccATCAATCCCGAGATGCGTCAGCCTGAAATGAATGATACTGAAGTGAGACAAGACAACCCAGAGAGACTGAG CTGTCATATGTTGTGCGAATCCCTATTATCGTACGGAAGTGGATTCAACAATTTTCAAGGCATTTTTAACTGGTCTGTAGTCCTATTG GTCCTCACACATGTTCACATGAGCCTGGAGAATTTCATCAG GTATGGACTGCTATTCGACCCTGTAAAGATAATCTCAGTTTTCCTGAAAGACCCCTATAAGTGGCCAGCAGTATATCTCATTACTG cCGCTGTTTTGTTTGCACTTCCTGCAGTTTTTATAGAAAGGTATTTAAGAAAG GTTCGTGGCTCTGAAAGCATTGGTTTGGTGTTGCAGTCAGTAAACCTGTTTTTCCTGGTAACATTCCCAGCTGTGATGGTTTATAGAATGCAAGCCATAACTCCAG CTGGAGGGTTGCTGACCATGTTTGTGTATATCATCATTGCCCTGAAACTGTTCTCCTACTATCAGGTGAATCGCTGGTATAGGGAGGGAACCCCCAGACCAGTCAGAGGAACTTCCAGAGTGCAAG CAACAGATCCTTCAGCCCATCAGTCCAGAAGGAACGAAAGAGGACAGTCAAAGCAGATCATGTACCCAATGAACCTGAAAGTAAAAG ATCTGTATTACTTCCTGCTAGCCCCCACGCTTTGCTACCAGCTGAATTTTCCAAGACAAAAGAATTGCCGGCAAGGCTATATCATTAGGAGATTCATTGAAATG GTTTTTCTCTTTCATCTCATGCTGGGGCTAATACAGCAG TGGATTGTACCAAATATTCATAAATCAATGAAGCCCATAAAT GAAATAGAGTCCACCCTGCTCACAGAATACATCTTAAAACTAGCG GTGCCAAATCATTTCATCTGGCTGATCTTTTTTTATTGGTACTTTCACTCCTGCCTCAACTGCCTTGCAGAACTGCTTCGATTTGGAGACCGGCAATTTTATCTAGACTGGTG GAATGCAGACTCCGTCTTACAGTTCTGGTCCAGATGGAATATCCCCGCCCACAAGTGGCTAGACAG ACATGTATACAGGCCCTTGCTGCATCACGGCTATGACAAGTGGCAGGCCCGAATGACAGTATTCCTACTCTCTGCATGTTTCTATGAG TATCTAATTGCCATCCCACTGAAGATGTTCCGGTTTTGGATGTTTTTTGCTATGGCAGCCCAG GTCCCACTGGCTTGTCTAATGAAAAGGCTTTTCGGTGGTAATTTTGGCAACATCTTCATGTGGATCAGTCTGGTCTTGGGTCCTCCCCTCATGATGCTCTTGTATTTTCATGACTATTACATCCAGCACCATCGGAAGGATTCAAGCTGGAGACTGTTTTTTTTCTAA
- the LOC102930647 gene encoding diacylglycerol O-acyltransferase 1 isoform X9: protein MTRAGPAGNRQRRGVEARGRGPTGGGACEGFGIKMSGKRKKKINISINPEMRQPEMNDTEVRQDNPERLSCHMLCESLLSYGSGFNNFQGIFNWSVVLLVLTHVHMSLENFIRYGLLFDPVKIISVFLKDPYKWPAVYLITAAVLFALPAVFIERYLRKVRGSESIGLVLQSVNLFFLVTFPAVMVYRMQAITPAGGLLTMFVYIIIALKLFSYYQVNRWYREGTPRPVRGTSRVQATDPSAHQSRRNERGQSKQIMYPMNLKVKDLYYFLLAPTLCYQLNFPRQKNCRQGYIIRRFIEMVFLFHLMLGLIQQWIVPNIHKSMKPINEIESTLLTEYILKLAVPNHFIWLIFFYWYFHSCLNCLAELLRFGDRQFYLDWWNADSVLQFWSRWNIPAHKWLDRHVYRPLLHHGYDKWQARMTVFLLSACFYEVCAAFLVPVFSRAIPHFRAEL, encoded by the exons GGTTTGGAATCAAAATGTCcggaaagagaaaaaagaaaattaatatttccATCAATCCCGAGATGCGTCAGCCTGAAATGAATGATACTGAAGTGAGACAAGACAACCCAGAGAGACTGAG CTGTCATATGTTGTGCGAATCCCTATTATCGTACGGAAGTGGATTCAACAATTTTCAAGGCATTTTTAACTGGTCTGTAGTCCTATTG GTCCTCACACATGTTCACATGAGCCTGGAGAATTTCATCAG GTATGGACTGCTATTCGACCCTGTAAAGATAATCTCAGTTTTCCTGAAAGACCCCTATAAGTGGCCAGCAGTATATCTCATTACTG cCGCTGTTTTGTTTGCACTTCCTGCAGTTTTTATAGAAAGGTATTTAAGAAAG GTTCGTGGCTCTGAAAGCATTGGTTTGGTGTTGCAGTCAGTAAACCTGTTTTTCCTGGTAACATTCCCAGCTGTGATGGTTTATAGAATGCAAGCCATAACTCCAG CTGGAGGGTTGCTGACCATGTTTGTGTATATCATCATTGCCCTGAAACTGTTCTCCTACTATCAGGTGAATCGCTGGTATAGGGAGGGAACCCCCAGACCAGTCAGAGGAACTTCCAGAGTGCAAG CAACAGATCCTTCAGCCCATCAGTCCAGAAGGAACGAAAGAGGACAGTCAAAGCAGATCATGTACCCAATGAACCTGAAAGTAAAAG ATCTGTATTACTTCCTGCTAGCCCCCACGCTTTGCTACCAGCTGAATTTTCCAAGACAAAAGAATTGCCGGCAAGGCTATATCATTAGGAGATTCATTGAAATG GTTTTTCTCTTTCATCTCATGCTGGGGCTAATACAGCAG TGGATTGTACCAAATATTCATAAATCAATGAAGCCCATAAAT GAAATAGAGTCCACCCTGCTCACAGAATACATCTTAAAACTAGCG GTGCCAAATCATTTCATCTGGCTGATCTTTTTTTATTGGTACTTTCACTCCTGCCTCAACTGCCTTGCAGAACTGCTTCGATTTGGAGACCGGCAATTTTATCTAGACTGGTG GAATGCAGACTCCGTCTTACAGTTCTGGTCCAGATGGAATATCCCCGCCCACAAGTGGCTAGACAG ACATGTATACAGGCCCTTGCTGCATCACGGCTATGACAAGTGGCAGGCCCGAATGACAGTATTCCTACTCTCTGCATGTTTCTATGAG GTCTGTGCAGCTTTCCTCGTTCCAGTTTTCTCTAGGGCTATCCCCCATTTCCGAGCTGAACTCTAG